A stretch of the Capsicum annuum cultivar UCD-10X-F1 chromosome 8, UCD10Xv1.1, whole genome shotgun sequence genome encodes the following:
- the LOC107839595 gene encoding histone H2A.1, whose product MDATKTPKGAGGRKGGPRKKGVTRSVKAGLQFPVGRIARYLKNGRYAQRVGSGAPIYLAAVLEYLAAEVLELAGNAARDNKKTRIIPRHLLLAVRNDEELGKLLAGVTIASGGVLPNINPVLLPKKSTASEEKASTPKAKKSPKKA is encoded by the exons GAAGAAAGGGTGGCCCAAGGAAGAAGGGTGTAACCAGATCAGTGAAAGCTGGTCTTCAGTTTCCAGTTGGTCGTATTGCTCGTTATTTGAAAAATGGTCGCTATGCTCAGCGTGTTGGATCTGGTGCTCCTATTTACCTCGCTGCCGTCCTTGAATACCTTGCTGCTGAG GTGTTGGAGTTGGCTGGAAATGCGGCTAGAGACAACAAGAAGACTAGGATTATTCCAAGGCATTTGCTGTTGGCAGTGAGGAATGATGAAGAGCTGGGAAAGTTGTTGGCTGGTGTTACTATTGCAAGTGGAGGTGTTCTGCCCAACATTAACCCAGTTCTGTTGCCCAAGAAATCTACTGCTTCTGAGGAGAAGGCGTCGACACCAAAGGCCAAAAAGTCACCAAAGAAGGCTTAA